In a genomic window of Cucumis sativus cultivar 9930 unplaced genomic scaffold, Cucumber_9930_V3 scaffold86, whole genome shotgun sequence:
- the LOC116406320 gene encoding pectinesterase inhibitor-like: MANNSCLIIISLVGVLSFTIISNVASSNDVVSTICPKTSNPQFCSSVLKSAGTTNLKGLAVYTLNLAHTNAEKSLTLANSLAKTATNPQLKQRYSSCAESYDEAIGDIENAQKDLALGDFNGVNIVTSGAMTNIGDCQDKFAQPPKDTSLLLKNGKTLNDICSIILVISNLL; this comes from the coding sequence ATTATTATCTCTCTCGTTGGAGTTCTTTCGTTCACCATCATTTCAAATGTGGCATCATCTAATGACGTCGTTTCCACCATCTGTCCAAAAACCTCAAATCCacaattttgttcaagtgTGTTGAAATCTGCGGGCACTACAAATCTAAAAGGCTTGGCTGTATACACCTTAAACCTTGCTCATACAAATGCTGAAAAATCTTTGACTTTAGCCAACTCACTGGCAAAAACCGCCACCAATCCTCAACTTAAGCAACGATATTCGTCTTGTGCTGAGAGCTATGATGAAGCTATTGGTGACATTGAAAATGCCCAAAAGGACTTGGCACTTGGGGACTTTAATGGTGTCAATATTGTAACTTCTGGTGCCATGACTAATATTGGTGACTGTCAGGATAAGTTCGCACAGCCGCCTAAGGATACATCGTTGCTTTTGAAGAATGGCAAGACTCTAAATGATATATGCAGcattattttggttatatcCAATCTTCTTTGA